The sequence below is a genomic window from Flavobacterium sediminilitoris.
TATTTTAATACTTTTATTTTGTAATAATGCACTCACAAAAATCATTCCAAAATAGAATACATAACAAAATAAAAAGTAAGGAAATGAAAAAACAGCAAAAAGGATACTAAATATAAACCCTAGTAAGAATAAACTAGGAAACCAAAATGTTATTTTTGCATATTCTGGATACCAAAAATTCAATATTGGTCTGGCTTTTCCAAATTTATTTACCTGAGTATAAAACTTATTCCAATCTATTCTTCTTTTATGATAAACATAAGCGTCTGAAATCAACTTTGTTTTAAAGTTCATTTTCCATAATCGAATTGATAAATCTGGGTCTTCTCCAGGATGAATATTTCCAAAACCTTTTGAAGCTTCAAATGCTTTTTTGGAAAGTCCCATGTTAAAACTTCTAGGTTGAAATTTGTCTATTTTTTCGCTTCCTCCTCTTATTCCTCCCGTTGTAATAAAAGAAGTCATAGTAAAATTTATCGCTTTTTGAATATCTGAAAAAGTATCTAATGCTTTGTCTGGACCACCAAAGCAGTCAACAAATTCTAAAGTCAAAGAATCTGAAACTTTTTGCAAATAGTCTTTAGGAATAATACAATCTGAATCTAGAATAATGAAATAATCTCCTTTAGCATTTCTCATTCCGAAATTTCTAGAATCTCCTGGTCCTGAATTTGACTTAAAGAAATAGCTTATATCTAATTTATCTTTATATTTTTCAACTATTTGATTGCATTTTATAGTTGAACCATCTTCTATAATAACTATTTCAAATGCATATTGAAAGCTTAATTGTGTTAGACTTTGTAACAACTCATCTATTTCATCTGGACGGTTATAAACGGGTATAATAAACGAAAAAAGCATCCTTGTAATTTTTTTAACAAAGATACTCTTTATAAAATGCATTTCTAAAAAAATAGAATTAGATTTTAATCCACAATTTTTTAAAAATTATCTCTTATAATTATAAATTTGTACCTTTATACACGCTAGAAAATTAAATATAAAATATAATCTATGAAAATGTTCCCATTAAAAACAAAAAAGCAGTTCCTGATTTTAGCATTCCTACTGTTATTTTGCATTCCTCAAGACCTTTTTTCACAAGGACCACCACCTTGGGCGCCAGCTCATGGATATAGAGCCAAAACAAAACACATCTATTTCCCTGATCAAAATTTTTACTATGATATTGAAAAAGGTGTCTATCTTTATTTAAATAATGGCAATTGGTCAGTTTCTGTTTCCCTTCCTTCTATATTTGGTCGTATCAATTTAAACACAGCCCGTAAAGTAGAATTAGAAATTGGTGGACACACCCCATACCAATATAACGACAAACATATTATTGCCTATAAAAAACCTAAAAAAGAGAAAAAACAGAAAAAAGTTAAGGAGCGTAAACATTAAATTCCAGCTATTTCTTTTATTTCAGATACAAATCGCTCTGCTAAAACGTCTGCTTCATTTTGAGAAGGCGCTTCTGTATAAATACGAATAATCGGTTCTGTATTTGATTTTCTTAAATGTACCCATTCTGTTGGAAAATCAATTTTTACACCATCAATAATAGAAATATTTTCATTCTTATATTTCTCAGTCATTGATTTCAATATTAAATCTACATCTATTTGAGGTGTTAATTCAATTTTATTTTTACTCATAAAATATTGTGGATAACTTGCTCTTAATGCTGCAACTGTAATATCTAAATTAGCCAAATGAGTTAAAAACAAGGCAACTCCTACTAAACTATCTCTTCCGTAATGACTTTCTGGGTAAATAATTCCTCCATTTCCTTCTCCTCCAATAATTGCATTTGTTTCTTTCATTAAGGTAACAACATTCACTTCTCCAACAGCACTTGCTTTATATTTTCCTCCATGTTTTTCTGTAATATCTTTTAATGCGCGAGAAGAAGACATATTTGAAACGGTGTTTCCTTTTGTTTTACTTAAAACATAATCTGCACAAGCAACTAATGTATACTCTTCTCCAAACATTTCTCCATCATTTGAAATAAAAGCTAATCGGTCAACATCTGGATCGACTACAATTCCAAAATCAGCTTTTTCTTCAATAACTAGTTTACAAATATCTCCTAAGTGTTCTTTTAAAGGTTCTGGATTATGTGGAAAATGTCCATTTGGCTCGCAATATAATTCTACTACTTCAACTCCCATTTGTTCTAACAACTTAGGAATAATAATACCTCCTGAAGAATTTACTCCATCTACAACTACTTTAAATTTTCTTTTAGCAACTATTTCTGCATCAACTAAAGGCAAGTTTAAAACTTCATCTATATGAATATCCATATATGCGTCGTTCTCTGTAACTTCTCCTAATGAATCAACATCTGAAAAGTGGAAAGATTCTGCTTCAGCAATTTCTAATATTACAGCACCGTCATCTCCGTTTAAAAACTCCCCTTTTTCGTTTAGCAACTTTAAAGCATTCCATTGTTTTGGATTATGTGAAGCTGTTAAAATAATACCTCCATCGGCTTTTTCTAAAGGAACAGCTATTTCAACTGTTGGTGTTGTAGATAACCCTAAATCAATAACATTTATTCCTAATCCTATTAATGTGTTTACAACTAAATTATGAATCATTGGTCCTGAAATACGAGCGTCTCTACCAATAACAACTGTTAACTTTTCTTTATTACTATTTTGTTTTAAGAATGTTCCATAAGCAGATGCAAATTTTACAGCATCTAACGGTGTAAGATTATCTCCTACTTTCCCACCTATTGTTCCTCTAATTCCTGAAATTGATTTTATTAAAGTCATATTATTTTATATACGATTTATAAACTTTGATTTACAATATTTAATTAATAAATTATAAATTGCAAACAAATATAGTAATTGACCTTTTAAAATCTAAAGGAACTTTAAAAAAAGACAAAATGAATTTCTTAGCCCATATCTATCTTTCTGGAAATAATGACATGATTAAAATTGGTAATTTTATGGCAGATGGTATTCGCGGAAATGATTATTTAAAATTCCCTGATGAAATTCGAAAAGGAATTATGCTTCATCGAGAAATTGACACTTTTACAGATGCGCATCCTATTTTTAGAAAAAGTAAGCATCGCTTGCATGAAAGATATGGTCACTATTCAGGTGTAATTATTGATATTTTCTATGATCATTTTTTAGCTAAAAATTGGGAAACGTATTCTTCAGTTCCATTAGCAACTTATATAAACACATTTTACAAACTATTAGATACTAATTTTAAATTACTTACACTAAAAACTCAAAAGATGTTACCTAGCATGGTTAATCAAAATTGGTTACTAAGCTATGCAACAGTTGAAGGAATTGGTACTATTTTATATCAAATGGACTATCGAACAAAATTTAAATCTAAGATGCAATTTGCTACAGACGAATTAAAACTTTACTATAATGATTTTGAAAATGAATTTACCCTTTTCTTTGAAGAAGTTAGAAAAATGAGCATAGAAAAACTACAGAATGATTAGTGTATTTTTCAATTAAAGGCTAACTTCGCAGAAATTTTAATCTTCTAATGTCGCCAAAAAAAACCAATCTTATTATTCGATTATTGAGCAAAGGCTTTAAGCGTTTAGAACGATTCGTTTTCATTTTAAAATTATTAGTTACACCTAGGCAATTTATCTATTTTTCTTGTGTCTTAGTTGGAATTTCATCTGCATTAGCTGTAATTCTTTTAAAAACATTTGCACACTGGGTTTATAATTTTGCTCAATATTTAGACGGTATACTTCATTTACCATATAGTAATAGTCTTTTGCCTATAATTGGTATTTTATTAACCGTTTTAGTAGTTACAAAGCTCTTAGATGGATCTATACAAAAAGGAACCTCTCATATTATGTATGCTGTTGCTAGAAAGGGAGGAATGATGCCTTTTAAGCAGATGTATTCTCAAATAATTACTAGTTCTTTCACTGTTGGTCTTGGTGGAAGTGCTGGTTTAGAATCTCCAATTACCATTACTGGAGCAGCATTTGGAAGTAATTATGCGCAAAATTATAGATTAAGTCATAAAGATAGATCACTATTATTGGCTTGTGGAGTTGCTGCTGGAATTGCAGCTGCTTTTAATGCGCCAATTGCTGGTGTACTTTTTGCAATAGAAGTTGTATTAGCAGAAATTAGTATTACAGCTTTTATTCCTATTATGATTAGTGCCGCAACTGGAGCATTAGTTTCAACTATTATTCTTAATGAAGATATTTTATTGACCTTTAAACAAGGTGAGGTTATGGATTATCATAATATTCCTCAATATGTACTACTTGGTTTATTATCTGGCTTTGTATCCATAAATTATGCTCGAACTTTTAGAAAAATTGAAAATCATTTTGCTAATTCAAAACTTGGAAACTATAGAAAAGCATTATATGGCGCTTCGTTATTAGCCATTTTAATTTTCTTCTTCCCTTCATTATTTGGTGAAGGATATGAAAGTATCAAAATTTTAGCAAATGCGCATCCTGAAAAAATACTCGACAATACATTATTAGATAATTTTAAAGATAATAACTGGATATTGCTAGCTTTTGTAGGAATAACAATGATGATTAAAGTATACGCAACAGGTCTAACTCTTGGTTCTGGTGGAAATGGAGGTAACTTTGCTCCTTCCCTTTTTGTGGGTTCATATTTAGGTTTTTTTGTGGCCAAATTTTTTAACCTTATAGGAATAACAAAACCGTTATCTGTGAGTAATTTCACTTTAGTTGGAATGGCTGGTGTTTTAAGTGGTTTATTTCATGCTCCGCTTACTTCAATATTCTTAATCGCTGAAATTACAGGTGGATATAATCTAATGGTTCCATTAATGATTGTCTCTTCTGTAAGTTTTGCTATTTCAAAACGTTTTGAGCCTTATTCTTTTGACATTAAGCATTTGGCTGATAAAGGAGAAGTTTTCACTAATAATAAGGATAAAAATATTCTAACCTGTTTAGATATATCTACTTTTATTCTAACAAATTACAAACCTATTCAAGAATCTAAGTCTCTAGAAGAATTAGTAGAAATTGTAAAACATACTGACAATATTGTATTTCCAGTATTAAATGAAGAGAAAGAATTTTTAGGATTAATTTATTTAGATAATATACGTCCTATTATATTTTCTCCATTTAAAATAAAATACACTTCCACACATGAAGTAATGCAATCTCCAAAAGAAATCGTTTTACATAATGATAGTTTGGAAATAGTAATGGAAAAATTTGAAAAAACAGATACTTCGATTTTACCTGTATTCAAAAATGGTCTTTTTTATGGTTTTATCTACAAAACAATGATTCTTGAAAAATATAGAGATCAACTTAAAGAAATGGTAATTGAATAATTTTTATAATTCATTTAAATAAGCTATTTTTAATATCTTAAATTCCTTTTTACATGAAAAAATTAGCATTTACAATTTTTATTTGCTGTATTCTGAATATTTCATTTTCTCAAGAAAAAAAAGATATAAAATTTGACAAACAAAAATTTTTAAAAGAACTATCAGACAACGCATGTATATGTATTGATTCAATAAACACATTTGACAAAATTAAAGATAGTATAGCTTCAGAAATCAGCAAATGTATCGACAATCAAGTTGGCGCTTATCAAATGGGAATTAAAATTGATAAAATTAAAGACTTAGAAAAAGAAGCAAAAACAGTTGATGGTAAAAAACAAATTGATATTTCTATCAATTTCAACCCAAATTCTAAGGAATATAAAGAATACTACTATGAAATTGAAAGATATTTAAACGAGAATTGTGATGTTATAAAATCTAAAATGAAATCAAACGATAAGCTAAGTGCCAAGTCATTATCTAAAAATAGTTTAGCATTAGAATATTACAATAAAGGTTTAGATGCTACAAAAGAAAATGATTTTGAAGGAGCTATCAATTATTATAAAAAAGCCGTTGAAATAGATCCTGAATTTGCTTTTGCTTATGACAATATGGGAATTTGCTATAGAAGATTAGAAAATTATGACGAAGCTATAAAAGCCTATGAAAAATCATTAAAAATAGATCCGAATGGCTTAATGCCTCTACAAAATATTGGTGTTGTTTATATCTATAAAAAAGAATATAAAAATGCTATAAAAGCTTATGAAAGATTAGGCGAAATTCAACCTAATAATCCTGAAGTATTTTATGGCCTTGGTTCTATTTATGCTCAAAATTTAAATGATCTTGAAAAAGGATTAGATAATATGTGTAAAGCATATTTAATTTATGTAGCACAAAAATCACCTTATAGAACAGATACTGAACAATTTATTCAAATGCTTCATAGTGAATTTAAAAAACAAAATAAACTAAACGATTTTAATTCAATTTTAGAAAAAAATCGCATCAAAACAAATTAGTTATTATTGAATAATATTACAATAGAAAACAGTAGCAAAATATTTCACTACTGTTTTTATTTTTTTAAATTTAAGCTTTATTTAGATTTTTCCTCTATAAAATAATCATTTTGATTCTTAAACAATACATTAAATATTCTTAAATTAACATAAACTCTAATAATATATTACTTCTGGTTC
It includes:
- a CDS encoding glycosyltransferase, yielding MLFSFIIPVYNRPDEIDELLQSLTQLSFQYAFEIVIIEDGSTIKCNQIVEKYKDKLDISYFFKSNSGPGDSRNFGMRNAKGDYFIILDSDCIIPKDYLQKVSDSLTLEFVDCFGGPDKALDTFSDIQKAINFTMTSFITTGGIRGGSEKIDKFQPRSFNMGLSKKAFEASKGFGNIHPGEDPDLSIRLWKMNFKTKLISDAYVYHKRRIDWNKFYTQVNKFGKARPILNFWYPEYAKITFWFPSLFLLGFIFSILFAVFSFPYFLFCYVFYFGMIFVSALLQNKSIKIGCYAVFASLIQFYGYGKGFIQAFTNLFVLKKKPEEAHPELFFKK
- a CDS encoding chloride channel protein yields the protein MSPKKTNLIIRLLSKGFKRLERFVFILKLLVTPRQFIYFSCVLVGISSALAVILLKTFAHWVYNFAQYLDGILHLPYSNSLLPIIGILLTVLVVTKLLDGSIQKGTSHIMYAVARKGGMMPFKQMYSQIITSSFTVGLGGSAGLESPITITGAAFGSNYAQNYRLSHKDRSLLLACGVAAGIAAAFNAPIAGVLFAIEVVLAEISITAFIPIMISAATGALVSTIILNEDILLTFKQGEVMDYHNIPQYVLLGLLSGFVSINYARTFRKIENHFANSKLGNYRKALYGASLLAILIFFFPSLFGEGYESIKILANAHPEKILDNTLLDNFKDNNWILLAFVGITMMIKVYATGLTLGSGGNGGNFAPSLFVGSYLGFFVAKFFNLIGITKPLSVSNFTLVGMAGVLSGLFHAPLTSIFLIAEITGGYNLMVPLMIVSSVSFAISKRFEPYSFDIKHLADKGEVFTNNKDKNILTCLDISTFILTNYKPIQESKSLEELVEIVKHTDNIVFPVLNEEKEFLGLIYLDNIRPIIFSPFKIKYTSTHEVMQSPKEIVLHNDSLEIVMEKFEKTDTSILPVFKNGLFYGFIYKTMILEKYRDQLKEMVIE
- the glmM gene encoding phosphoglucosamine mutase, with the protein product MTLIKSISGIRGTIGGKVGDNLTPLDAVKFASAYGTFLKQNSNKEKLTVVIGRDARISGPMIHNLVVNTLIGLGINVIDLGLSTTPTVEIAVPLEKADGGIILTASHNPKQWNALKLLNEKGEFLNGDDGAVILEIAEAESFHFSDVDSLGEVTENDAYMDIHIDEVLNLPLVDAEIVAKRKFKVVVDGVNSSGGIIIPKLLEQMGVEVVELYCEPNGHFPHNPEPLKEHLGDICKLVIEEKADFGIVVDPDVDRLAFISNDGEMFGEEYTLVACADYVLSKTKGNTVSNMSSSRALKDITEKHGGKYKASAVGEVNVVTLMKETNAIIGGEGNGGIIYPESHYGRDSLVGVALFLTHLANLDITVAALRASYPQYFMSKNKIELTPQIDVDLILKSMTEKYKNENISIIDGVKIDFPTEWVHLRKSNTEPIIRIYTEAPSQNEADVLAERFVSEIKEIAGI
- a CDS encoding tetratricopeptide repeat protein → MKKLAFTIFICCILNISFSQEKKDIKFDKQKFLKELSDNACICIDSINTFDKIKDSIASEISKCIDNQVGAYQMGIKIDKIKDLEKEAKTVDGKKQIDISINFNPNSKEYKEYYYEIERYLNENCDVIKSKMKSNDKLSAKSLSKNSLALEYYNKGLDATKENDFEGAINYYKKAVEIDPEFAFAYDNMGICYRRLENYDEAIKAYEKSLKIDPNGLMPLQNIGVVYIYKKEYKNAIKAYERLGEIQPNNPEVFYGLGSIYAQNLNDLEKGLDNMCKAYLIYVAQKSPYRTDTEQFIQMLHSEFKKQNKLNDFNSILEKNRIKTN
- a CDS encoding acyl carrier protein phosphodiesterase, whose amino-acid sequence is MNFLAHIYLSGNNDMIKIGNFMADGIRGNDYLKFPDEIRKGIMLHREIDTFTDAHPIFRKSKHRLHERYGHYSGVIIDIFYDHFLAKNWETYSSVPLATYINTFYKLLDTNFKLLTLKTQKMLPSMVNQNWLLSYATVEGIGTILYQMDYRTKFKSKMQFATDELKLYYNDFENEFTLFFEEVRKMSIEKLQND